In Nomia melanderi isolate GNS246 chromosome 4, iyNomMela1, whole genome shotgun sequence, the following are encoded in one genomic region:
- the Ranbp21 gene encoding exportin-5-like protein Ranbp21 produces MEFGVGDVAQISAELAQVVEVMMSPNVPQQQRLEVYNACERFKESSPLCAQCGLYLAQKSPNRSSVVRHFGLQLMEHCIKYRWTQISQSEKIFIKENAMKLLQEGTEPLLQEEAHIKDALSRVVVEMIKREWPQQWPTLLAELSQACTRGESQTELVLLVFLRLVEDVALLQTLESNQRRKDIYQALNTNMAEIFSFFLRLMEQHFSEFQKKNSLGCTSEAATHSKVVQVVLSTLTGFVEWVSINHVMAEDGRLLQILCLLLGDPIFQCSAGECLLQIVNRKGKAEDRKQLMILFSEDALRYIYAAATAAPPVTGSNEFINSSNNHYLFLKKLTQVLTGMATQLCTLWGKDDGSSIRPTHFNIFLDTVMTFTMSSSLTLIHMANAIWIMLFKHEQIKQDPLLLTYIPKYVESTAPKLIKVAYPSGRQSNGMSTYCLADYDSEEEFNVFLHRFRTDLLEGFRQATMVAPLVTFTYVQQWLTAKITKGMADLGYKSDLNDPQYQEWEALAQALDSVVSRILLINERPSVQTGLQLLELCLGYSPQDPWLLSALLSCISALFVFLSMSTGSMAMPGVAILPRVLEKIFAALVFEAPGETKGTRSRAAKNVRRHAASLMVKISLKYPLLLLPVFDQIHTMVRGLAREPSSLSKMETITLYAALLLISNHFCDYERQTRFVAEVIGEGSTKFIALGSEAFKGPLELMRFIGLDRPPVENMSEDPAGQNRSDLMICIGAILSVVKRCSIPDDPDRAARGSFVAALSESGNPVYRNPATPHVIPLLPTLFALLRVMNALFTPTALAALSEGYKNAHELLESEKANLLGLNVTNDNASEPDQSSSNALVRMQSFLSTVHDQCYHMLGSGCHMIGRDFYQLPGLAPALINSVFSNMEMIPDYRLRPIIRVFMKPFIYSCPPAFYESVLVPVLAHVSTHMCQRLSAKWQYIAHLYESGGLDEENTDTQEVIADMLNRHLTRDFVDVLKVALVGGAASDATPPDTMEHEMGGMAIDPPSSRGNSIVAEVVSELGTFVLRHPSTCHSVVLCVLGALTWNDSNASLKATMLTGPVVRALAADGSLTPAMAAHIMVAILQGLQLHGQHEANQGSLVTLGTQVYECLRPKFPNIIEVMQKIPGINPTDLQRFDEKMAVVSTKGNKVEKGKKDLFRKITNQLIGRSVGQLFRKEVKIDNLPRIEVFGKSQQIRVDDISNNSTDSGIAALFAGPT; encoded by the exons ATGGAGTTCGGAGTGGGCGATGTTGCCCAAATATCAGCAGAACTTGCTCAAGTAGTTGAAGTAATGATGTCTCCAAATGTGCCGCAACAGCAACGTTTGGAAGTGTATAATGCTTGTGAACGATTTAAAGAATCTTCTCCTTTATGTGCACAATGTGGATTATATCTAGCACAGAAATCACCAAATAGAAGTTCTGTAGTTCGTCATTTTGGATTACAACTTATGGAGCATTGTATTAAATATCGGTGGACTCAGATATCGCAATCAGAAAAGATATTTATAAAGGAAAATGCAATGAAACTGCTTCAAGAAGGTACAGAACCATTGTTGCAAGAAGAAGCTCACATTAAAGATGCATTATCTCGAGTTGTGGTAGAAATGATAAAACGAGAATGGCCACAACAATGGCCTACACTTCTTGCTGAACTTAGTCAAGCTTGTACAAGGGGTGAAAGTCAAACTGAATTAGTTCTTCTTGTGTTTCTAAGGCTTGTGGAAGATGTTGCACTTCTGCAAACATTAGAATCCAATCAAAGGAGAAAGGATATATATCAAGCACTTAACACGAATATGGCTGAGATTTTCAGCTTTTTTTTGAGATTGATGGAACAACatttttcagaatttcaaaagaaaaatagCTTAGGGTGCACGTCTGAAGCAGCAACACATAGTAAAGTTGTACAG GTAGTATTGTCTACACTGACTGGATTTGTAGAATGGGTTTCTATTAATCATGTCATGGCGGAAGATGGTAgattattgcaaatattatgTCTTCTACTGGGAGATCCAATATTTCAGTGTTCAGCAGGTGAATGCCTGTTACAAATTGTAAATCGCAAGGGGAAAGCTGAAGATAGGAAACAGTTAATGATACTATTTTCCGAAGATGCTCTAAGGTATATTTATGCAGCAGCAACTGCCGCACCACCTGTTACTGGgtcaaatgaatttatcaattcTTCAAATAACCATTACCTGTTTTTAAAAAAACTGACACAg GTATTAACTGGAATGGCAACTCAACTCTGTACACTTTGGGGTAAAGATGATGGTTCTAGTATTAGACCAACACACTTCAACATATTTTTGGACACAGTAATGACTTTTACCATGTCTTCAAGTTTAACACTGATACACATGGCAAATGCAATCTGGATAATGTTATTTAAACATGAACAAATAAAACAGGATCCACTGTTGTTAACTTACATACCAAAATATGTAGAAAGCACAGCTccgaaattaataaaagttgCGTATCCAAGCGGTAGACAAAGTAATGGAATGAGCACTTATTGTCTTGCCGATTACGATTCAGAAGAAGAATTCAATGTATTTCTTCATAGATTCAGAACAGATTTATTGGAAGGATTTCGGCAGGCAACAATGGTAGCACCATTAGTAACATTTACTTATGTACAACAATGGCTAACGGCTAAGATAACAAAAGGAATGGCAGATCTTGGATACAAAAGTGATCTGAATGATCCACAATATCAAGAGTGGGAAGCTCTTGCACAAGCTTTGGATTCTGTTGTATCCagaattttattgattaatgAACGACCAAGTGTACAAACTGGCTTACAACTGTTAGAATTATGTCTCGGTTATTCTCCCCAAGATCCTTGGTTATTGTCAGCTTTGCTGTCTTGCATTAGCGCTCTATTCGTTTTTCTGTCCATGTCAACTGGTTCAATGGCTATGCCAGGAGTAGCTATTCTACCAAGAGTGCTGGAAAAGATTTTTGCTGCTTTGGTATTCGAAGCACCTGGAGAAACGAAGGGTACTCGATCCAGGGCAGCTAAAAATGTAAGACGTCACGCAGCTAGTCTCATGGTCAAGATTAGTTTGAAATATCCATTATTACTTCTGCCAGTTTTTGATCAGATACATACAATGGTTCGTGGATTAGCGAGAGAACCCAGTTCTTTATCCAAAATGGAGACTATCACTTTATACGCTGCACTGTTATTGATATCAAATCACTTCTGCGATTATGAAAGACAAACTAGATTTGTTGCTGAAGTAATTGGTGAAGGATCAACAAAATTTATTGCTCTTGGATCTGAAGCATTTAAGGGCCCATTAGAACTAATGAGATTCATAGGATTGGACAGACCTCCAGTTGAAAATATGTCAGAAGATCCAGCTGGTCAAAATCGAAGTGACTTGATGATTTGCATAGGTGCTATATTGAGTGTTGTGAAGCGGTGTTCCATTCCAGATGATCCAGACCGTGCTGCAAGAGGTAGCTTTGTTGCTGCACTCAGCGAAAGCGGAAATCCAGTATACAGGAATCCTGCCACACCTCATGTAATTCCACTTCTGCCTACACTTTTTGCATTACTCAGGGTAATGAATGCGCTGTTCACTCCTACGGCATTAGCAGCTTTATCAGAG GGATACAAAAATGCTCATGAACTACTGGAATCCGAAAAAGCAAATTTATTAGGTTTAAATGTAACAAATGATAATGCTTCTGAACCTGATCAATCTTCGAGTAATGCTTTAGTCCGAATGCAATCATTTCTCAGTACTGTTCATGATCAATGCTACCACATGTTAGGTAGTGGATGCCATATGATTGGAAGAGACTTTTATCAATTACCTGGTTTGGCACCAGCGCTTATTAATTCAGTTTTCTCTAATATGGAG ATGATTCCAGACTATAGATTACGACCTATCATACGTGTCTTCATGAAACCATTTATATATTCCTGCCCTCCTGCATTTTATGAAAGTGTTCTTGTACCCGTACTAGCTCATGTTTCTACACATA tgTGCCAAAGACTAAGTGCCAAATGGCAGTATATTGCACATCTTTACGAATCTGGTGGTTTAGATGAAGAAAATACTGACACACAAGAAGTTATTGCTGACATGTTAAATCGACATTTAACGAGAGACTTTGTAGATGTACTCAAAGTAGCCCTCGTTGGAGGTGCTGCTAGTGATGCGACGCCTCCTGACACAATGGAACACGAAATGGGAGGAATGGCAATAGACCCTCCTTCATCGCGTGGTAACAGCATAGTCGCTGAAGTGGTCAGTGAATTGGGTACCTTCGTTCTCCGACATCCATCTACATGTCACAGTGTTGTCTTATGCGTATTAgg GGCTTTGACTTGGAATGATTCAAATGCCAGTTTGAAAGCCACAATGCTAACTGGGCCAGTAGTACGAGCGTTAGCGGCTGATGGTAGTCTAACACCTGCTATGGCTGCTCATATTATGGTAGCTATCCTCCAAGGTTTACAGCTTCATGGACAACACGAAGCTAACCAGGGTTCCCTCGTAACTTTGGGTACACAAGTTTATGAATGTTTACGACCTAAATTCCCCaatattattgaagtaatgCAAAAGATTCCGGGTATCAATCCTACCGATTTACAACGTTTCGACGAAAAGATGGCCGTAGTTAGTACTAAAGGAAATAAAgttgaaaaaggaaagaaggatCTTTTTAGGAAGATTACAAACCAG CTCATTGGTCGAAGTGTTGGTCAGTTATTCCGTAAAGAagtaaaaatagataatttacCACGAATAGAAGTTTTTGGAAAATCGCAACAAATACGTGTGGACGATATATCAAATAATTCGACTGACAGTGGTATCGCCGCTTTATTTGCAGGACCTACGTAG
- the Nup37 gene encoding nuclear pore complex protein Nup37 codes for MDEALTTPPTFQLQFSKQIYCVEFSPYEWSQHLICIALAEEIVIGTIKFQDEDETVEDIAYNHFRTFRHKTRPHAVAWSPETCLSVVPKVLKFCVAGADFKIRLYCSNISDNIIWEMEGHKDYVNSICYETEGEILASVSDDHTCKLWAVNEEGRCISTLNLTSPGMTIRFHSEKPGKLLVGEKNGLIHMYDVRSQQAIMSLDADIVPLMSVDWGSNPFKIAGIAAGKLLLWDISKLSLPQESSPLHIEGGLIVKFSLAYDHLVATIGRPDNLLKVRNIKSNEQILCGQVKLIGGITWHYELPYICAASDREIRFWKLDLLILLNDL; via the exons ATGGATGAAGCTTTGACTACACCGCCTACgtttcaattacaattttctaaacaaatttattgtgtTGAATTTTCACCATATGAATGGTCTcaacatttaatttgtattgCCCTTGCCGAAGAAATTGTTATTGGTACTATTAAGTTTCAG gaTGAAGATGAAACAGTGGAAGATATTGCATATAATCATTTTAGAACATTCCGTCATAAAACTAGACCACATGCAGTTGCTTGGAGTCCAGAAACCTGCTTGAGTGTAGTACCAAAAGTATTGAAGTTTTGTGTTGCTGGAGCAGATTTTAAAATAAGATTATATTGTAGTAACATATCTGATAATATTATATGGGAG ATGGAAGGGCACAAGGACTATGTAAATTCAATTTGTTACGAAACTGAAGGTGAAATATTAGCTTCTGTATCTGATGATCATACGTGTAAACTCTGGGCAGTCAACGAAGAAGGAAGATGTATTTCTACATTGAATTTAACATCACCTGGCATGACTATACGTTTTCACTCTGAAAAACCTGGCAAACTCCTTGTAGGAGAAAAAAATGGATTGATTCACATGTATGATGTACGAAGTCAACAAGCAATTATGTCCCTTGATGCAGATATTGTTCCCTTAATGTCAGTTGATTGGGGATCTAATCCTTTCAAAATAGCTGGTATAGCTGCAGGGAAATTACTTCTATGGGATATATCTAAACTTAG tttaccTCAAGAATCGAGTCCCCTTCATATTGAAGGTggattaatagtaaaattttctCTTGCTTACGATCACTTAGTAGCAACCATTGGTAGAccagataatttattaaaagtaagGAATATAAAATCTAACGAACAAATACTATGCGGACAAGTTAAATTGATAGGTGGAATAACATGGCATTATGAGTTGCCATATATTTGTGCTGCAAGTGATAGAGAGATTCGTTTTTGGAAA CTGGATctgttaattttgttaaatgatttataa